In Chryseobacterium gleum, a single genomic region encodes these proteins:
- a CDS encoding M1 family metallopeptidase codes for MRKAILSIAILGILFSANVSAQTETSGREKVYRATHTKVTELKHTKLKVNFDYQKEQMNGEEWLTASPYFYATNELTLDAKGMLIHEVSLDNNGKKSPLKYEYKGDILKITLDKTYQRNQDYTVYIKYTARPNEVKQQGSMAINDAKGLYFINAQGTEPDMPTQIWTQGETESSSAWFPTIDKPNQKTTQEIYMTVPDKYVTLSNGILKESKKESNGLRTDHWVMDKRHSTYLFFMGVGEYAVVKDKWKNIPVDYYIEKEYEPYAKQIYGNTPEMIDFFSKKLNYDYPWAKYAQISGRNYVSGAMENTTATLHGSDILQKPGQLIDENTWEDTIAHELFHHWFGDLVTAESWSNLTVNESFANYSEYLWNEYKYGKDQADYHLMTDVNNYLHNPTDFNKNLVRFNYESREDVFDLVTYQKGGGILNMLRNYLGDDAFFAGMNDYLKTNEYQNAEAHQLRLSFEKVSGKDLNWFFNQWYFGSGNPKINYSSTFEPVKKQVAVTINQTQEKPFEFPLAIDVYDNGKPKRYNVWVNAEAKNTFNFDVSKAPDLVNINADGVLLADITDTKTPEQNLMQFTNSKEFKSRYLALTGIKDQIGKSPAATKLLAAALKDPFFRVRIKALNLIDLPNPEQMKALGAEVEKLASNDPKTLTQAAAITALGKTKDKKYLPLFEKGVNAVSNAVRGSSMSAILTIDPSRANSLADKIDMKGASEELQAQLLPVIVKNRITSQMENIAPLATFYPFIKFQNPELGKAAEDGFNWIMTSDNLKATESITKIAGYAKNQMADNPQAKMMMVQMLKDGLSKKMELLKQNPQNAASINKQIDVLNKAIENYK; via the coding sequence ATGAGAAAGGCCATTTTATCAATTGCTATACTTGGAATTTTATTTTCCGCAAATGTATCAGCACAAACTGAAACTTCAGGAAGGGAAAAAGTATACAGAGCTACCCATACCAAGGTAACAGAACTAAAGCATACCAAACTGAAAGTAAATTTCGATTACCAGAAAGAACAGATGAACGGAGAAGAATGGCTTACCGCCTCACCTTACTTCTATGCAACCAACGAGCTAACTCTTGATGCAAAAGGAATGCTGATTCATGAAGTATCTCTCGATAATAATGGCAAAAAATCTCCTTTAAAATACGAATACAAAGGCGATATTCTGAAAATTACTCTTGATAAAACATACCAGAGAAATCAGGATTATACAGTTTATATCAAATATACAGCCCGACCGAATGAGGTAAAACAACAGGGAAGTATGGCTATTAATGATGCAAAGGGTCTGTATTTCATTAATGCTCAGGGAACAGAGCCGGACATGCCTACACAGATTTGGACACAGGGAGAAACAGAATCTTCTTCTGCATGGTTTCCAACCATCGATAAGCCTAATCAAAAGACCACACAGGAAATTTACATGACGGTTCCGGATAAATACGTTACCCTTTCCAATGGTATTCTCAAAGAATCCAAAAAAGAATCCAACGGACTTAGAACAGATCATTGGGTTATGGACAAAAGGCATTCAACTTATCTGTTCTTTATGGGAGTAGGAGAATATGCCGTTGTAAAAGACAAATGGAAAAATATTCCGGTTGATTATTATATTGAAAAAGAATATGAGCCGTATGCTAAGCAGATCTACGGAAATACACCGGAAATGATCGACTTTTTCTCCAAAAAACTGAACTATGATTATCCATGGGCAAAATATGCCCAGATTTCCGGAAGAAATTATGTAAGCGGAGCGATGGAAAATACGACTGCAACACTCCACGGAAGCGATATTCTTCAAAAGCCTGGACAGCTTATCGATGAAAATACTTGGGAAGATACCATTGCTCACGAATTGTTCCACCACTGGTTTGGAGACCTCGTTACCGCAGAAAGCTGGAGTAATCTTACAGTGAACGAATCTTTTGCCAACTATTCCGAATACCTTTGGAATGAATACAAATATGGAAAGGACCAGGCAGATTATCACCTGATGACAGATGTGAATAATTATCTGCATAACCCAACCGACTTTAACAAAAACCTGGTAAGGTTCAATTATGAATCCCGTGAAGATGTTTTTGACCTGGTGACGTATCAGAAAGGAGGTGGAATTTTAAATATGCTGAGAAACTATCTCGGAGATGATGCCTTCTTTGCCGGAATGAACGATTATCTGAAAACCAATGAATATCAGAATGCAGAAGCCCACCAGCTGAGACTTTCTTTTGAAAAAGTGTCTGGTAAAGACTTAAACTGGTTCTTTAACCAATGGTATTTTGGAAGCGGAAACCCGAAGATTAATTACTCATCTACATTTGAACCTGTGAAAAAACAGGTTGCTGTAACCATTAATCAGACTCAGGAAAAGCCATTTGAATTTCCTCTGGCTATTGATGTTTATGACAATGGAAAACCTAAAAGATACAATGTCTGGGTAAATGCAGAAGCAAAAAATACATTTAATTTTGATGTTTCTAAAGCTCCGGATCTTGTTAATATTAATGCAGATGGGGTTTTACTGGCTGATATTACCGATACCAAAACTCCGGAACAGAACCTGATGCAGTTTACCAACTCTAAGGAATTTAAAAGCAGATACCTGGCTTTAACCGGAATAAAAGATCAGATTGGAAAAAGCCCTGCCGCAACAAAATTGTTAGCTGCTGCGCTGAAAGATCCTTTCTTCAGAGTAAGAATAAAAGCTTTGAATTTAATAGACCTTCCCAATCCTGAACAAATGAAAGCATTAGGTGCTGAAGTTGAAAAACTGGCTTCCAATGATCCGAAAACTTTAACCCAGGCCGCCGCTATTACAGCTTTAGGGAAAACAAAAGACAAGAAATATCTTCCATTATTTGAAAAAGGAGTAAATGCTGTTTCCAATGCAGTGAGAGGAAGCTCAATGAGTGCGATTCTTACCATTGATCCGTCAAGGGCAAACAGTCTGGCTGACAAAATTGATATGAAAGGTGCTTCAGAAGAATTGCAGGCACAACTGCTTCCTGTTATTGTGAAGAACAGGATTACTTCCCAGATGGAAAATATTGCGCCTCTTGCTACTTTTTATCCGTTTATTAAATTCCAGAACCCGGAATTAGGAAAAGCGGCAGAAGACGGTTTCAACTGGATCATGACTTCTGATAATCTGAAAGCTACGGAAAGCATCACAAAAATAGCAGGATATGCCAAAAATCAGATGGCGGATAATCCACAGGCTAAAATGATGATGGTTCAGATGCTGAAAGATGGCCTAAGTAAAAAAATGGAACTGCTGAAACAGAATCCACAGAACGCAGCAAGCATCAACAAGCAGATAGATGTTCTGAATAAAGCTATTGAAAACTATAAATAA
- a CDS encoding alpha-amylase family glycosyl hydrolase: MKKLILLAVIGLGIVSCTTQKNTRRMTELPKDWKHNTNIYEVNIRQYTQEGTFKAFAKEMPRLKSMGVKTLWFMPVTPIAQQNKKGSLGSPYAAADYTSVNPEFGTLQDFKDMVNEAHRLGFKVILDWVANHTGWDHVWTKTHPEFYLKDPDGKFHIASGMDDIIELDYKNQEMRQAMIDAMKFWVRETNIDGFRCDLASWVEVDFWEQARPEVEKVKPLFWLGEFDELESPEYGKVFDASYSWKWMHKSADYYKNNEPLQELKDLLRQYSNIGDASMRAWFTTNHDENSWNGTEYEKYGVITKPMAVFSATWNGVPLLYSGQELPNMKRLEFFEKDAIKWTNTYQVADFYKTLLDLKTSNPALRGGDSNVTTYLLNTTANDKILAYVRKNGKDEVLVVLNMSKEPVNFSIEDEHLSGTFRNVFDKTRRDFNHGKDFSFKVSDYAVFEK; encoded by the coding sequence ATGAAAAAATTAATTTTGTTAGCTGTAATTGGTCTGGGAATTGTTTCCTGTACCACTCAAAAAAATACCAGAAGGATGACAGAACTGCCAAAAGATTGGAAACATAACACAAATATCTACGAAGTAAACATAAGACAATATACTCAGGAAGGAACTTTCAAAGCCTTTGCAAAAGAAATGCCCCGCCTGAAATCTATGGGAGTAAAAACGCTTTGGTTTATGCCGGTTACTCCAATTGCCCAGCAAAATAAAAAAGGAAGCCTGGGAAGTCCTTACGCGGCAGCAGATTACACCTCTGTCAATCCGGAATTCGGAACCCTGCAGGATTTTAAAGATATGGTGAATGAAGCCCACAGATTGGGATTCAAGGTGATTCTTGACTGGGTAGCCAATCATACCGGCTGGGATCATGTGTGGACAAAAACACATCCTGAGTTTTACCTGAAAGATCCGGATGGTAAATTTCATATTGCCTCAGGAATGGATGATATCATTGAACTTGATTATAAAAATCAGGAAATGCGCCAGGCAATGATTGATGCCATGAAATTCTGGGTACGGGAAACCAATATTGATGGCTTCCGATGTGACCTTGCCTCATGGGTGGAAGTAGATTTCTGGGAGCAGGCACGCCCCGAAGTGGAAAAAGTTAAGCCGCTTTTCTGGCTGGGAGAGTTTGATGAACTGGAAAGTCCTGAGTACGGAAAGGTATTTGATGCCAGCTATTCCTGGAAATGGATGCATAAATCTGCCGACTATTACAAAAATAATGAACCGCTTCAGGAACTGAAGGATCTGTTGAGACAATATTCCAATATCGGAGACGCTTCAATGAGAGCATGGTTTACGACAAATCATGATGAAAACTCATGGAACGGTACCGAATATGAAAAATACGGTGTGATCACAAAACCTATGGCAGTATTCTCTGCAACATGGAATGGTGTTCCGTTATTATATTCAGGCCAGGAGCTTCCGAATATGAAGAGACTGGAATTTTTCGAAAAAGATGCCATCAAATGGACAAATACCTACCAGGTTGCTGATTTCTATAAAACATTATTAGATTTAAAAACATCAAATCCTGCATTAAGAGGAGGAGATTCCAATGTGACCACCTATCTTCTTAATACAACAGCCAATGACAAGATTCTGGCTTATGTAAGAAAAAACGGGAAAGATGAAGTATTGGTAGTCCTGAATATGTCAAAAGAACCCGTTAATTTTTCCATTGAAGATGAGCACCTGTCAGGAACATTCAGAAATGTTTTTGATAAGACCAGAAGGGACTTCAATCATGGAAAAGACTTCAGTTTCAAAGTTTCTGACTATGCCGTATTTGAAAAGTAA
- a CDS encoding TonB-dependent receptor: MKKQLHKSIMLLALFSAGYAFAQSQILEGRVLDEKDNTPIEGVKVKVNGQEVTTDISGYYSINLSPGTNYIVTVSSNGYNRKEISEVVIKNEGNTHLDIVLDKPSAKEKEIEGVVIKSNARKETIASTIGLQKNAGVVSQVIGVEAIKRSPDRNTGEVLKRVSGVSLFDGKYIVVRGLSDRYNQAMLNGIQLSSTEPDRKTFSFDLFPANVIETLVINKTFIPEYTGEWGGALIQVNTKDIPNKNFFNVQVGVGGNTATMGQEFHMQKGGKWDFLGIDDGYRKLPTNMPAKNAFSILTEAQKTEIGKGYTKNLGYNSIGYPENLSLQLDGGFNTKIFGKDLGVIAVLNYSNNKRRTESTNRFFTINDQLADTNFDYFTEKYSNDIILGGMLNLALKLNNNNKISLKNIITNNTVNHMSFRTGKDFEFDPINGTNIMAREIGFKETTFYNSTLSGNHKIDALGGLTINWYGSFGILDQYIPLLQRLQYNQYTNMPGSPYLALISNGLSQKSGSVFYSTLSDYLYNAGGDVSKTFTMFGQKQTIKGGYLFQVKDRIYNSRPFSVRLENFNQGLLSQPFETIFNPQNFGTNGGFTFDEIAGNQYRYIANTILNAGYLQFDNNFTPWLRAVWGLRVENFDQLVGSTKKSDDRFVNTRVTDFLPAVNLTFKVNPKMNIRLAGSQTVVRPEFREVSPLAYYDFDLGATVIGNKSIERTKITSADLRWEYYPRNGEIFSVAAFYKNFKKPIELYFNQSGVGTSNTFNYLNVDKADAYGLEVEARKKLDFVSALKNFTLGGNVALIKNRVTDETTKIDRPMQGQSPYTVNVSLQYDTEKSGWSSTVLFNMIGRRILYVGNDQVPPIWEAPRPLLDFQLAKKLWSNKGEIKLNVSDILNRRAKFYHDLNDNGKYDSKDALAIERLTGTNISLTLGYNF; the protein is encoded by the coding sequence ATGAAAAAACAACTCCACAAGAGCATTATGCTACTTGCCTTGTTTTCTGCTGGCTATGCTTTTGCACAAAGTCAGATTCTGGAAGGTAGGGTATTGGACGAGAAAGACAACACTCCTATAGAAGGAGTAAAAGTAAAAGTAAATGGTCAGGAAGTTACCACTGACATTTCCGGATACTACTCTATCAACCTTTCCCCTGGTACCAATTACATTGTAACGGTAAGTTCCAACGGGTATAACAGAAAAGAGATCAGCGAGGTCGTTATCAAAAATGAAGGTAACACGCATCTTGATATTGTTCTGGATAAGCCATCTGCCAAAGAAAAAGAAATCGAGGGAGTTGTCATAAAATCAAATGCAAGAAAAGAAACCATAGCCTCTACCATCGGTTTACAAAAGAATGCCGGTGTAGTTTCTCAGGTTATCGGTGTTGAAGCGATTAAAAGAAGTCCGGACAGAAACACCGGTGAAGTTCTGAAAAGAGTTTCAGGGGTAAGTTTATTTGATGGAAAATATATTGTAGTAAGAGGTTTATCTGACCGTTATAACCAGGCGATGCTAAACGGTATTCAGCTATCCAGTACGGAACCTGACAGAAAGACTTTCTCTTTTGACCTTTTCCCTGCCAACGTTATCGAAACCCTTGTTATCAACAAAACTTTCATTCCAGAATATACAGGTGAATGGGGAGGAGCATTGATTCAGGTAAATACAAAGGATATTCCTAATAAAAACTTCTTCAACGTTCAGGTAGGTGTAGGAGGAAACACAGCTACTATGGGACAGGAATTCCATATGCAGAAAGGCGGAAAATGGGACTTTTTAGGAATTGATGACGGTTACAGAAAACTTCCTACCAATATGCCTGCAAAAAATGCGTTCAGCATTCTGACCGAGGCACAAAAAACGGAGATCGGTAAAGGGTATACAAAGAACTTGGGATACAACAGTATCGGTTACCCGGAAAACTTAAGCTTACAGCTTGACGGTGGTTTCAACACAAAAATTTTCGGAAAAGATTTAGGGGTAATTGCTGTTTTAAACTACAGTAATAACAAAAGAAGAACTGAATCTACCAACCGTTTCTTCACCATCAACGACCAGCTTGCTGATACCAACTTCGATTATTTTACAGAAAAATACAGCAATGATATTATTTTAGGGGGAATGTTGAACCTTGCTTTAAAGCTGAACAACAACAATAAAATTTCCTTAAAGAATATCATTACCAACAATACGGTAAACCACATGTCCTTCAGAACAGGAAAGGACTTTGAATTTGATCCTATCAACGGAACAAACATCATGGCAAGGGAGATCGGTTTTAAAGAAACTACTTTCTATAACTCAACCCTTAGCGGTAACCATAAAATTGATGCTCTTGGCGGATTGACCATCAACTGGTACGGAAGCTTCGGAATTCTTGATCAGTATATTCCTTTGCTGCAGCGTTTGCAGTATAACCAATATACCAACATGCCGGGAAGTCCTTATTTAGCATTGATTTCCAATGGTCTTTCCCAAAAGTCAGGAAGTGTATTCTATTCTACGCTAAGCGACTATTTATATAATGCCGGAGGTGATGTTTCCAAAACATTTACGATGTTCGGACAGAAGCAAACGATCAAAGGAGGTTATTTGTTCCAGGTAAAAGACAGAATATATAATTCAAGACCGTTCTCTGTAAGACTTGAAAACTTCAACCAGGGACTACTTTCCCAGCCTTTTGAAACGATCTTCAATCCTCAGAATTTTGGAACTAACGGAGGATTTACATTCGATGAAATTGCAGGAAACCAGTACAGATATATTGCCAATACAATCCTTAACGCAGGATATTTACAGTTTGACAATAACTTTACACCATGGTTAAGAGCGGTTTGGGGATTAAGAGTTGAAAACTTTGACCAGTTGGTTGGAAGCACAAAGAAAAGCGATGACCGTTTTGTAAATACACGTGTTACAGACTTCCTGCCTGCTGTTAACTTAACATTCAAGGTAAATCCTAAAATGAACATTCGTCTTGCAGGTTCGCAAACTGTTGTAAGACCAGAATTCAGAGAGGTTTCTCCTCTAGCTTATTATGATTTTGATCTTGGAGCTACCGTAATTGGTAACAAGTCTATTGAAAGAACAAAAATCACGAGTGCTGATCTTCGTTGGGAATATTACCCGAGAAACGGTGAGATTTTCTCAGTAGCTGCCTTCTATAAAAACTTTAAAAAGCCTATCGAATTATATTTCAACCAATCAGGGGTAGGAACCAGTAACACCTTTAACTATCTTAACGTAGATAAAGCTGATGCTTACGGATTGGAAGTGGAAGCCAGAAAAAAACTGGATTTTGTAAGTGCTCTTAAAAACTTTACACTGGGTGGAAACGTAGCATTAATCAAAAACAGAGTAACTGACGAAACTACCAAGATTGACAGACCAATGCAGGGACAGTCTCCATATACGGTAAATGTAAGTCTTCAGTATGATACTGAGAAATCAGGATGGTCTTCTACAGTACTATTCAACATGATCGGAAGAAGAATCCTGTATGTAGGAAATGACCAGGTTCCACCAATCTGGGAGGCACCAAGACCTCTTCTTGATTTCCAGCTTGCTAAAAAATTATGGAGCAACAAAGGAGAGATCAAGCTGAATGTTTCAGATATCCTGAACCGTCGTGCCAAATTCTACCATGACCTGAACGACAACGGTAAGTATGACAGCAAAGATGCTCTTGCCATTGAAAGACTTACAGGAACCAATATCAGTTTAACACTGGGATACAATTTTTAA
- a CDS encoding IS1096 element passenger TnpR family protein translates to MVYKIRVILDAKEDIFRDVEVKGKQTLWNLHLGIKSAFSLQGDELSTFNLLEDDGTIVKSVPLEDMSDDGDGEIMSDVYIDEAFENVGDKAQFQYGLLDLWEFFCELVEVIEETKGVNYPITVYRFGNVPLKAPSKNGGAGGGKKKSAMPLVDDEFGFDDDFVAGGNFADEDDSFDDEEEEDYNDDVFDDEDDNDDER, encoded by the coding sequence ATGGTTTACAAAATCCGCGTAATATTAGATGCGAAAGAGGATATTTTCCGTGATGTCGAAGTTAAGGGAAAACAAACGTTATGGAACTTACATTTAGGAATTAAAAGTGCATTCAGTCTGCAGGGAGATGAGCTTTCTACTTTTAATCTGTTGGAAGATGACGGAACGATCGTAAAAAGTGTCCCATTGGAAGATATGAGTGATGATGGTGATGGCGAGATCATGTCAGATGTTTACATTGATGAGGCTTTTGAAAATGTAGGTGACAAAGCACAGTTCCAGTATGGGCTTCTTGATCTTTGGGAGTTTTTCTGTGAACTTGTAGAAGTAATAGAAGAAACAAAAGGGGTTAATTATCCTATAACCGTATACAGATTTGGAAACGTTCCATTAAAGGCTCCTAGCAAAAACGGAGGTGCCGGAGGTGGCAAAAAGAAATCAGCAATGCCATTGGTAGATGATGAATTCGGTTTTGATGACGATTTCGTAGCAGGAGGAAACTTTGCAGATGAAGACGACAGTTTCGATGACGAGGAAGAAGAAGACTACAATGACGATGTCTTTGATGATGAGGATGACAATGATGATGAAAGATAG
- a CDS encoding sensor histidine kinase codes for MKFYRLTLVASCLLTLVMFLLVVVFDSLKDIYYETPLFKTGLFICIVLIFLINCVVLELLFNYYGRKQVKGLSGFLPQEIVQNQDENITIKELGERFSDLNQQQVSEIDMMKEMESYRKEYIGNVSHELKTPLFSIQGYVETLRDGGVDNLTIRDKYLERIDKSVERLIAIVTDLDMINRLEAGEINLTVSKFDVNLLIKEIFDLLDLEAEKRNTTLQIQTLHPQIFVEADKQKISQVFINLISNAIHYANRQEAKVIVKTSILKNKVLIEVIDNGMGIKSEILPRIFERFYRVETSRSRREGGSGLGLAIVKHILEAHNENITVESVYLEGTKFSFMLEKSK; via the coding sequence TTGAAATTTTACAGACTTACCCTCGTTGCCTCGTGTCTGCTGACACTGGTAATGTTCCTTTTGGTAGTCGTATTCGATTCACTGAAAGATATCTATTATGAGACCCCTTTGTTCAAAACGGGTCTTTTCATCTGTATTGTCCTGATCTTCCTGATCAACTGTGTAGTGCTGGAACTGCTTTTCAATTATTATGGAAGAAAGCAGGTAAAAGGTCTTTCCGGATTTCTTCCGCAGGAAATCGTACAGAATCAGGACGAAAATATTACCATCAAAGAATTAGGCGAAAGGTTTTCAGATCTTAACCAGCAGCAGGTATCAGAGATTGATATGATGAAAGAGATGGAAAGCTACCGTAAAGAATACATCGGAAATGTTTCCCATGAGCTTAAAACTCCTTTATTTTCCATCCAGGGATATGTGGAAACCTTAAGAGACGGCGGAGTGGACAACCTTACCATCAGAGATAAGTATCTGGAAAGAATTGATAAATCGGTAGAAAGACTGATTGCCATTGTTACAGATCTGGATATGATCAACAGGCTGGAGGCCGGCGAAATCAATCTTACCGTTTCGAAATTTGATGTCAATCTTCTGATCAAAGAAATCTTCGACCTTCTTGACCTTGAAGCCGAAAAAAGAAATACAACATTACAGATTCAAACCCTTCATCCACAGATCTTTGTGGAAGCTGATAAACAGAAAATTTCACAGGTTTTCATCAACCTTATTTCCAACGCCATTCATTATGCCAACAGACAGGAAGCAAAAGTGATTGTAAAAACCAGTATCCTGAAAAATAAGGTGCTGATAGAGGTGATAGACAATGGAATGGGAATCAAATCTGAAATTCTCCCAAGAATCTTTGAAAGATTTTACCGTGTGGAAACCAGCAGAAGCAGGAGAGAAGGCGGCTCCGGGCTTGGCCTGGCTATTGTAAAACACATCCTTGAAGCACACAACGAAAACATCACCGTTGAAAGCGTTTACCTGGAAGGTACGAAGTTCAGTTTTATGCTCGAAAAAAGTAAATAA
- a CDS encoding thymidylate synthase: protein MQNYLDLLQHILDNGTDKTDRTGTGTRSVFGYQLRYDLSKGFPLVTTKKVHLKSIIYELLWFLKGDTNIKYLKDNGVSIWDEWADENGDLGPVYGAQWRSWSGADGKVVDQITEVIDQIKKNPDSRRLIVSAWNVAEIPNMALAPCHALFQFYVADGKLSLQLYQRSADVFLGVPFNIASYALLLMMVAQVCELEVGDYVHSFGDVHIYNNHFEQVNRQLAREPRALPTMKLNPDVKNIFDFDFEDFTLENYDPHPGIKAPVAI from the coding sequence ATGCAAAACTACCTGGACCTTTTACAGCATATTTTAGACAACGGAACTGATAAAACCGATAGAACCGGCACCGGAACAAGGAGCGTGTTCGGGTATCAGTTAAGATATGATCTGTCAAAAGGATTTCCTTTGGTAACCACAAAAAAAGTGCATTTAAAATCTATTATCTATGAATTGCTCTGGTTTCTGAAAGGAGATACCAATATCAAATATCTTAAAGATAATGGAGTAAGCATCTGGGATGAGTGGGCAGATGAAAACGGAGATCTTGGACCTGTTTACGGGGCACAATGGAGAAGCTGGAGCGGAGCTGACGGAAAAGTAGTAGACCAGATCACAGAAGTAATCGACCAGATCAAAAAGAATCCGGATTCCAGAAGACTGATTGTATCAGCATGGAATGTTGCGGAGATTCCTAATATGGCTTTGGCTCCTTGTCATGCCTTATTTCAGTTTTACGTAGCAGATGGTAAATTATCCTTACAGTTGTATCAGAGAAGCGCTGATGTTTTCCTTGGAGTACCGTTCAATATTGCAAGCTATGCGTTGCTGCTGATGATGGTAGCACAGGTTTGTGAGCTGGAAGTGGGGGATTATGTTCACAGCTTTGGAGATGTCCATATCTATAATAATCACTTTGAGCAGGTAAACAGACAACTTGCCAGAGAGCCGAGAGCCCTTCCGACCATGAAACTGAATCCTGATGTTAAAAACATTTTTGATTTCGATTTCGAAGATTTTACTTTAGAAAATTATGATCCACATCCAGGGATCAAAGCTCCTGTAGCCATTTAA
- a CDS encoding response regulator — protein sequence MSKKILLIDDELDILEILSYNLEKEGYDIYTATNGNEGIEKAKEIVPDLILLDVMMPEKDGIETCQELRKVKELQKTLIVFLSARSEEFSQLAGFQAGANDYIVKLIKPKILISKVNALLQLTSQVSDNAKLIEIGDLVIDKDNFRVSKSGQQFLLPKKEFDLLYLLASNTEKVFKREEILEKVWGNDVIVGERTIDVHIRRLREKLGINTIQTLKGIGYKLIV from the coding sequence ATGAGCAAAAAAATTCTTTTAATAGACGATGAACTGGACATTTTAGAGATTCTGTCTTACAATTTGGAAAAGGAAGGGTATGATATCTATACGGCTACCAATGGTAATGAAGGTATAGAAAAAGCAAAAGAGATTGTTCCGGACCTTATCTTATTAGATGTCATGATGCCTGAGAAAGACGGTATAGAAACATGTCAGGAACTTCGTAAAGTGAAAGAACTACAAAAGACACTTATCGTTTTCCTTTCTGCAAGAAGTGAAGAATTTTCTCAGTTAGCAGGTTTTCAGGCGGGTGCCAATGATTACATTGTGAAACTGATCAAACCGAAAATCCTTATCTCTAAAGTAAATGCATTATTACAGCTGACCTCTCAGGTTTCTGACAATGCTAAACTTATTGAAATCGGAGACCTTGTTATTGATAAAGATAACTTCAGAGTTTCCAAAAGCGGACAGCAATTTCTTCTTCCTAAAAAAGAATTTGATTTGCTTTACCTTTTGGCTTCCAATACGGAGAAGGTTTTCAAAAGAGAAGAGATTCTGGAAAAAGTCTGGGGTAATGATGTGATTGTAGGAGAAAGAACGATCGATGTTCACATCAGAAGACTGAGAGAAAAACTAGGAATCAATACGATTCAGACATTAAAAGGGATAGGGTATAAACTGATCGTTTAA